A genomic region of Xanthomonas campestris pv. phormiicola contains the following coding sequences:
- a CDS encoding LysR substrate-binding domain-containing protein, translating to MTATANPWFNAARLKTRHLLLLLQLHEHRSVLRAAEAASMTQPAASKLLAEMEDLLGVKLFERHARGVEPTWYGQVLIRRARSAMSEIGRAQEEIAALREGRMGQVSIGTVVNPGTNLVPQAIAEVKREFPGILVRVEMDYSRPLVAKLLDGQLDIVIGRILGPYGGDELEFEPLADEPHSVVARAGHPLSARTDLRHADLARYGWVLPPVDSVLRARLDAMFMEHGVPTPQNVIETSSLPVMTSLLRGSDLLAALPADAVAPYVQAKLLTVLPIALGVRMESFGIIRRRDYMLPPGAERILLALRNAAKRLYPERAPG from the coding sequence ATGACCGCTACCGCCAATCCCTGGTTCAACGCCGCCCGCCTCAAGACCCGGCATCTGTTGTTGCTGCTGCAGCTGCACGAGCACCGCTCGGTGCTGCGCGCGGCCGAGGCGGCGAGCATGACCCAGCCGGCGGCCTCCAAGCTGCTGGCGGAAATGGAGGACCTGCTCGGGGTCAAGCTGTTCGAGCGGCATGCGCGCGGGGTGGAGCCGACCTGGTACGGGCAGGTGCTGATCCGCCGCGCGCGTTCGGCGATGTCGGAGATCGGCCGCGCGCAGGAGGAGATCGCCGCGCTGCGCGAGGGGCGCATGGGCCAGGTCTCGATCGGCACCGTGGTCAATCCGGGCACCAACCTGGTGCCGCAGGCGATCGCCGAGGTCAAGCGCGAGTTCCCCGGCATCCTGGTGCGGGTGGAGATGGACTACAGCCGGCCGCTGGTGGCCAAGCTGCTGGACGGCCAGCTCGACATCGTCATCGGTCGCATCCTCGGCCCGTACGGCGGCGACGAACTGGAGTTCGAGCCGCTGGCCGACGAGCCGCATTCGGTGGTGGCGCGCGCCGGGCATCCGCTGTCGGCGCGCACCGACCTGCGCCATGCCGACCTGGCGCGCTATGGCTGGGTGCTGCCGCCGGTGGACAGCGTGCTGCGCGCGCGGCTGGACGCGATGTTCATGGAGCACGGCGTGCCGACCCCGCAGAACGTCATCGAGACCTCGTCGCTGCCGGTGATGACCAGCCTGCTGCGCGGCAGCGACCTGCTGGCGGCGCTGCCGGCCGACGCGGTGGCGCCGTACGTGCAGGCCAAGCTGCTGACCGTGCTGCCGATCGCGCTGGGGGTGCGGATGGAGTCGTTCGGCATCATCCGCCGCCGCGACTACATGCTGCCGCCGGGCGCCGAACGCATCCTGCTGGCGTTGCGCAACGCGGCCAAGCGCCTGTATCCGGAACGTGCGCCGGGCTGA
- a CDS encoding TonB-dependent receptor yields the protein MALSIGLLLSAQALAQDADDATKKKSTDPVTQLEAIEVKGVRASLIKSQTIKHDAEQIVDSVSAEDIGALPDRSVTETLQRVSGVTIDHFMARNDPDHFSAEGSGVMIRGMTQVRGELNGRDSFSAASGRGLSFEDVPAELMAGVDVYKNPSAEIIEGGLGGTVNLRTRMPFDQPGRVIGFTADENYGDFSKTYKPSGSFLFSDRWQTGVGEMGLMLDVAYSELATRSDGIQVEPFVRRTDAALLAGTDFDKVYVPGGVNWRQLDFERKRKGVAGAFQWRPSDDTELYVQYMRSTYDMNWQERAAFFNDDTNAISPAPGTTFTYDADGRFVSGSPVSSSWRGNVTGNDGVRFYTDNRYAQQSTTTSDLSGGFTHKLTGNLTVRGDMQLVQSESDSLDFTLFSSVYLPGLTFDLSGKYPSVSIADTRYTSDPSNYFWSAAMDHLAKNRGRELATRFDLEYTYDDNPWLRTFRAGIRGTSRTQTNKNSGYNWGVISDNWATIPGTSTGLADLASYMTSSSQLYSYSNLFRGKISVPNSLYFPSNSAVKDYAGTSKLIEQIVALRGWGWAPDEYQLQDTNRQFERTQAAYAVLYFGNDDALGVPVDGNVGVRIVQTKTEATGYGQFPDLSATAASDALKAQYTGQFFANNAQGSYTNVLPSFNMRFKFSDALQWRIAASKAMARPDYTQLQPYLLLAATTEEDGTVSKWTGTAGNPNLKPMKADQYDTALEWYFDTSDMMYLTLFYKSVKDYFSTQTTTETYGGQDWLVTRPYNMAKGRIRGFEYGYTQFFDSWPGWLSGFGVNANFTFVDSSGGVNSATDPYTQTTVTGVSLPLEGLSRRSYNLAGIYEKGPLSVRLAYNWRSRYLLTASDVATKLPTWADDYGQLDASVFYRFTPHLQLGIQANNLTDTVTKVLMGPTSYADGEVDNHLYTRSWFVNDRRYSLVLRANW from the coding sequence ATGGCGCTGAGCATCGGCCTGCTGCTGAGCGCGCAGGCGCTGGCACAGGACGCCGACGACGCCACCAAGAAGAAGAGCACCGACCCGGTGACCCAGCTCGAGGCGATCGAGGTCAAGGGCGTGCGCGCCAGCCTGATCAAGTCGCAGACGATCAAGCACGATGCCGAGCAGATCGTCGATTCGGTCAGTGCCGAAGACATCGGCGCGCTGCCCGACCGCAGCGTCACCGAGACCCTGCAGCGGGTCAGCGGCGTGACCATCGACCATTTCATGGCGCGCAACGACCCCGACCATTTCTCCGCCGAAGGCAGTGGCGTGATGATCCGCGGCATGACCCAGGTGCGCGGCGAACTCAACGGCCGCGACAGCTTCAGCGCCGCCAGCGGCCGTGGACTCAGCTTCGAGGACGTGCCGGCCGAACTGATGGCCGGCGTGGACGTGTACAAGAATCCTTCGGCCGAGATCATCGAAGGCGGCCTCGGCGGCACGGTCAACCTGCGCACGCGCATGCCGTTCGACCAGCCCGGCCGGGTGATCGGCTTCACCGCCGACGAGAACTACGGCGACTTCAGCAAGACCTACAAGCCGTCCGGCTCGTTCCTGTTCAGCGATCGCTGGCAGACCGGCGTCGGCGAGATGGGCCTGATGCTGGACGTGGCCTACTCGGAGCTGGCGACCCGCAGCGACGGCATCCAGGTGGAGCCGTTCGTGCGCCGCACCGATGCGGCGCTGCTGGCCGGCACCGATTTCGACAAGGTCTACGTGCCCGGCGGCGTCAACTGGCGGCAGCTGGACTTCGAGCGCAAGCGCAAGGGCGTGGCCGGGGCGTTCCAGTGGCGGCCCAGCGACGACACCGAACTGTACGTGCAGTACATGCGTTCCACCTACGACATGAACTGGCAGGAGCGCGCGGCGTTCTTCAACGACGACACCAACGCGATCAGCCCCGCCCCCGGCACCACCTTCACCTACGACGCCGACGGCCGTTTCGTCAGCGGCTCGCCGGTGTCCAGTTCCTGGCGCGGCAACGTCACCGGCAACGACGGCGTGCGCTTCTACACCGACAACCGCTACGCGCAGCAGAGCACCACCACCTCCGACCTGTCCGGCGGCTTCACCCACAAGCTCACCGGCAACCTCACCGTGCGCGGCGACATGCAGCTGGTGCAGTCGGAAAGCGATTCGCTGGACTTCACCCTGTTCAGTTCGGTCTACCTGCCGGGCCTGACCTTCGACCTGAGTGGCAAGTACCCGTCGGTGTCGATCGCCGACACCAGATATACCTCCGACCCCTCCAATTACTTCTGGAGCGCGGCGATGGACCACCTGGCGAAGAACCGCGGCCGCGAGCTGGCCACGCGCTTCGACCTGGAATACACCTACGACGACAATCCGTGGCTGCGCACCTTCCGCGCCGGTATCCGCGGCACCTCGCGTACCCAGACCAACAAGAACTCCGGCTACAACTGGGGCGTGATCAGCGACAACTGGGCGACGATTCCCGGGACCAGCACCGGCCTGGCCGACCTGGCCAGCTACATGACCTCGTCCTCGCAGCTGTATTCGTACTCCAACCTGTTCCGCGGCAAGATCAGCGTGCCCAACAGCCTGTACTTCCCGAGCAACAGCGCGGTCAAGGACTATGCCGGCACTTCGAAGCTGATCGAGCAGATCGTGGCGTTGCGCGGCTGGGGCTGGGCGCCGGACGAGTATCAGTTGCAGGACACCAACCGCCAGTTCGAGCGCACCCAGGCCGCCTACGCGGTGCTGTACTTCGGCAACGACGACGCACTGGGCGTGCCGGTGGACGGCAATGTCGGCGTGCGCATCGTGCAGACCAAGACCGAGGCCACCGGCTACGGCCAGTTCCCCGACCTGTCGGCCACCGCCGCCTCCGATGCGCTCAAGGCGCAGTACACCGGGCAGTTCTTCGCCAACAACGCGCAGGGCAGCTACACCAACGTGCTGCCGAGCTTCAACATGCGCTTCAAGTTCTCCGATGCGCTGCAGTGGCGCATCGCCGCGTCCAAGGCGATGGCGCGGCCGGACTACACCCAGCTGCAGCCGTACCTGCTGCTGGCGGCCACCACCGAGGAGGACGGCACCGTGTCCAAGTGGACCGGCACCGCAGGCAATCCGAACCTCAAGCCGATGAAGGCCGACCAGTACGACACCGCGCTGGAATGGTATTTCGATACCAGCGACATGATGTATCTGACCCTGTTCTACAAGAGCGTCAAGGACTACTTCTCCACCCAGACCACCACCGAGACCTATGGCGGCCAGGACTGGCTGGTGACGCGTCCGTACAACATGGCCAAGGGCCGCATCCGCGGCTTCGAATACGGCTACACGCAGTTCTTCGACTCGTGGCCGGGCTGGTTGAGCGGTTTCGGCGTCAATGCCAACTTCACCTTCGTGGACAGCAGCGGCGGCGTCAATTCCGCGACCGATCCCTACACCCAGACCACCGTCACCGGCGTGAGCCTGCCGCTGGAAGGCCTGTCGCGGCGCAGCTACAACCTCGCCGGCATCTACGAGAAGGGGCCGTTGTCGGTGCGCCTGGCCTACAACTGGCGTTCGCGCTACCTGCTGACCGCCAGCGACGTGGCGACCAAGCTGCCGACCTGGGCGGACGACTACGGCCAGCTCGACGCCTCGGTGTTCTATCGCTTCACCCCGCACCTGCAGCTCGGTATCCAGGCCAACAACCTCACCGACACGGTGACCAAGGTGCTGATGGGTCCGACGTCCTACGCCGACGGCGAGGTCGACAACCACCTGTATACGCGCAGCTGGTTCGTCAACGACCGCCGCTATTCGCTGGTGCTGCGCGCCAACTGGTAA
- a CDS encoding TonB-dependent receptor, giving the protein MSTPHSHCPPARTLALRSIRSISDRGVRRSAIALAVAALVAASAAQAQQAEQAPPAQADDATTQLDTVQVSGTRSSVTKAQLVKQNSEQLVDSIVAEDIGKLPDNNVAEALQRISGVQIARNYGEGSSIAIRGLTQVRTELNGRDIFTANDGRGLSFEDVSAELLAGVNVYKNPSADMIEGGLGGTVDLRTRLPFDYDGRKIAGSVQYNHYDLADDSKPAFSGMYSDRWQTGIGEIGLLVNYSQQTSPFRQDTISIEPWYTQTDLPGYEGQAISVPHGAGTNTTVGERKRKTGAFALQWRPNDDVEVTAQVLRSDYDFRWHDYSFFAYTGQNPMQGYDDIVVNDRNEFVSGTFQNTPADSNTSLTERHSVTTDYSLGARWTVSPNLSLSTDFQYIDATTKGTRYILGTGMTTTPLYTVDFRGDLPRLSVSDAAGNPGYLADQANYSGWKFHLDNKDDNKATEFAWRSDMDLAFDDSFARSFKAGVRYTDRDAQNKGNVWRYMALDAPFSQYPDAQLMQNPITDFFRGDSQTFGPRLTPSDALVDDYAEALKVFGASPLTFAPNNINGQGEKTYAAYGVLRFGVDSGAIPFDGNIGLRIVRTKVDSQGVRTGTDAEGGGLLPVDVQQTYTDVLPSLNLRWMLTDTLQWRFAASRGISRPDLNELNPNLSLGTATGSDGTTRRTGSAGNPDLRPMKADQFDTALEWYFGKGSMMYGTVFYKKVDGFIADAVFEEVYGGQTWEITRPVNGKDGRIKGAELGYTQFFDFLPGWLSGFGLQANYTYVDSEAPSPTATDTNGQALTVPLQGLSKNSYNLILSYEMSRLQARVAYNWRSDWLVTTAGNGTGNLPVYNKGFGQLDASVRYNIDDVWSVSVDGVNLLDTRNESYLGVESRYRDFVINDRRYGLTLRASF; this is encoded by the coding sequence ATGTCAACGCCCCATAGCCATTGTCCGCCTGCGCGGACTTTGGCACTCCGTTCTATCCGTTCGATTTCCGACCGCGGCGTGCGCCGCTCCGCCATCGCCCTGGCCGTCGCCGCGCTGGTCGCCGCCTCCGCCGCGCAGGCCCAGCAAGCCGAGCAGGCCCCGCCTGCGCAGGCCGACGATGCCACCACCCAGCTGGATACCGTGCAGGTGAGCGGCACCCGCAGCAGCGTGACCAAGGCGCAGCTGGTCAAGCAGAATTCCGAGCAGCTGGTCGATTCGATCGTGGCCGAGGACATCGGCAAGCTGCCCGACAACAACGTCGCCGAGGCGCTGCAGCGCATCTCCGGCGTGCAGATCGCGCGCAACTACGGCGAGGGCAGCAGCATCGCGATCCGCGGCCTGACCCAGGTCCGCACCGAGCTCAACGGCCGCGACATCTTCACCGCCAACGACGGCCGTGGGCTGAGCTTCGAGGACGTGTCGGCCGAACTGCTGGCCGGCGTCAACGTCTACAAGAATCCGTCCGCCGACATGATCGAAGGCGGCCTGGGCGGCACCGTCGACCTGCGCACGCGGCTGCCGTTCGACTACGACGGGCGCAAGATCGCCGGCAGCGTGCAGTACAACCACTACGACCTGGCCGACGACAGCAAGCCGGCGTTCTCGGGCATGTACAGCGACCGCTGGCAGACCGGCATCGGCGAGATCGGCCTGCTGGTGAACTACTCGCAGCAGACCAGCCCGTTCCGCCAGGACACCATCTCCATCGAGCCGTGGTACACGCAGACCGATCTGCCGGGCTACGAAGGCCAGGCCATCTCGGTGCCGCACGGCGCCGGCACCAACACCACGGTCGGCGAGCGCAAGCGCAAGACCGGCGCGTTCGCGCTGCAGTGGCGGCCGAACGACGATGTCGAGGTCACCGCGCAGGTGCTGCGCTCGGACTACGACTTCCGCTGGCACGACTATTCGTTCTTCGCCTACACCGGGCAGAACCCGATGCAGGGCTACGACGACATCGTGGTCAACGACCGCAACGAGTTCGTCAGCGGCACCTTCCAGAACACCCCGGCCGATTCCAACACCAGCCTGACCGAACGGCATTCGGTGACCACCGACTATTCGCTGGGCGCCAGGTGGACGGTGTCGCCGAACCTGAGCCTGAGCACCGATTTCCAGTACATCGATGCCACCACCAAGGGCACGCGCTACATCCTCGGCACCGGCATGACCACCACGCCGCTGTACACCGTCGACTTCCGCGGCGACCTGCCGCGCCTGTCGGTGAGCGATGCCGCCGGCAACCCGGGGTATCTGGCCGACCAGGCCAACTACAGCGGCTGGAAGTTCCACCTGGACAACAAGGACGACAACAAGGCGACCGAGTTCGCCTGGCGCAGCGACATGGACCTGGCGTTCGACGACAGTTTCGCGCGCAGCTTCAAGGCCGGCGTGCGCTACACCGATCGCGACGCGCAGAACAAGGGCAACGTGTGGCGCTACATGGCGCTGGATGCGCCGTTCTCGCAGTATCCCGACGCGCAGCTGATGCAGAATCCGATCACCGATTTCTTCCGCGGCGATTCGCAGACGTTCGGCCCCAGGCTGACGCCTTCCGACGCGCTGGTCGACGACTACGCGGAAGCGTTGAAGGTATTCGGCGCCTCGCCGCTGACCTTCGCGCCGAACAACATCAACGGCCAGGGCGAGAAGACCTACGCCGCCTACGGCGTGCTGCGCTTCGGCGTGGACAGCGGCGCGATTCCGTTCGACGGCAACATCGGCCTGCGCATCGTGCGCACCAAGGTCGATTCGCAGGGCGTGCGCACCGGCACCGATGCCGAGGGCGGCGGCCTGCTGCCGGTGGACGTGCAGCAGACCTACACCGACGTGCTGCCGAGCCTGAACCTGCGCTGGATGCTCACCGACACGCTGCAGTGGCGCTTCGCCGCCTCGCGCGGCATCTCGCGTCCGGACCTCAACGAGCTCAACCCCAACCTGAGCCTGGGCACCGCCACCGGCAGCGACGGCACCACCCGCCGCACCGGTTCGGCCGGCAATCCGGACCTGCGGCCGATGAAGGCCGACCAGTTCGATACCGCGCTGGAGTGGTACTTCGGCAAGGGGTCGATGATGTACGGCACGGTGTTCTACAAGAAGGTCGACGGCTTCATCGCCGATGCCGTGTTCGAGGAAGTCTACGGCGGCCAGACCTGGGAAATCACCCGCCCGGTCAACGGCAAGGACGGCAGGATCAAGGGCGCGGAACTGGGCTACACCCAGTTCTTCGACTTCCTGCCCGGCTGGCTGAGCGGCTTCGGCCTGCAGGCCAACTACACCTACGTGGACAGCGAGGCGCCGAGCCCGACCGCCACCGACACCAACGGCCAGGCGCTGACGGTGCCGCTGCAGGGGCTGTCCAAGAACAGCTACAACCTGATCCTCAGCTACGAGATGTCGCGCTTGCAGGCGCGGGTGGCCTACAACTGGCGCAGCGACTGGCTGGTGACCACGGCCGGCAACGGCACCGGCAATCTGCCGGTGTACAACAAGGGCTTCGGCCAGCTGGACGCGTCGGTGCGCTACAACATCGACGACGTGTGGTCGGTGTCGGTGGACGGGGTCAATCTGCTGGATACCCGCAACGAGAGCTACCTGGGCGTGGAATCGCGTTACCGCGACTTCGTCATCAACGACCGTCGTTACGGCCTGACCCTGCGCGCCAGCTTCTGA